In Clupea harengus chromosome 12, Ch_v2.0.2, whole genome shotgun sequence, the sequence ACCTATTCCATACTTATACCGCTCCTCTGTAAAACCGTTTTCCTTTGAATCCAGATAGTCACAAAGCTCAGAAGTCTTGACTGTGCCATTATTATTGTGCAGTATGCAGACCAATCCTGCCTGTATTCCCCTTGCCTAAAGTAATACCCACTGAGAAGTGTGTGACACCAAAGAGGCTTAACTGTGCACTCATTCGCTTGGATAAAAAAGTAGGAATGACTTTTGACATTGTCAGAATGACCCACTCCTGTGAAAccaatgaactaaaaaaaattgaatttttAAGTAGCGAAAAGCCATGTGGTGAAAAAGGCAATCCCTCTGGGCCAATGGTTAACCATTTTATATAATCCAGAACTGCCCATCCATCACAGGCAAACCCTCAAGCATTTTGTCCACGCATGGATAAACTGCTGGAGAGCCAGAGCTGTCCTggagctttttctttttttcagaaaCCCTCTTTAAAGATCTTCAGAGGCTAAATACCCCAGTCGAGGAGGAAAACAAGGTCAACCAGCCTCAGAACTCATTTAGTTATCTAATGGCAGCCTGTGCTGTACAACGTGTCCGTGGATCTCATCTCTTTGACACTTATACTTGGTATTCATCGAGAAATCTTCCCTATGTTCACCTCATGAcgtaagagagggagaaaaagacctTTGTCCTCTTATGAAGGTTACacgagaaaataaacaaattatgTATCCACAAATTGCTACCATTATTCCATAATCAGCATTAAAGCTACAATTACGTCCCTGGACATCTTTCCAAGATTATTCAAGGAGAATGCACAAAGAGCTACTTAGTAAACAGGCTTCCTGCCCAGCCATCTCTGATGCAACTGTGGAATGATGGAACTTTGAACATGTGCTGTCCTTAGTTGTCCCTAGTAGTGTTGTGAGTAAACAAGCCCCACCTGTACGCCCAGCTGACATCCAAATCAAATGCTGAACTGGGTGTAATCATTTGTAAGTGCTAATGTTGAGGACAAATAATTGGGGTAGATGCATGCATGACTCTGAATCAAAGGGTGGCTGGACACCATCTGTTGGATTAGTTCAGCTCATGCTTTGATTCATGAGTGGAAAACAGGCGATAATTGCGTTTAGCATCAGTTAAACACATGGTTGGCTTATGGAGCTTTTGTGAAAAGCCAGAGACGAGCCTCAAATCCAACCCCTGCCAAAAAACATTCCCAAATTGAATATTTTACTCAAAAAGTTGTGTTATGATCCAAGTAGCAAAATCACTGCTCTCCAATATAATTTAATAAAGTATTACATTCATAATCACATTTTATTGTATGGTATattaaatacaaatttaaaataCAATTTCTTGCTGTTTCTTGCATTTCATGATTACAGTTCCAATACCCTTATAAATGGATATATTAAAGTCATTGAAAGTCAGCTTTTGCCATTTATAATACATACTGAAAGCATTTGATAAGGCAGAACAGATTCAAACATaaccaaatacaaatacattatttGTTATTGTATAATTGTAAGTGTGATATGAATACTGAATTCTTTGGGAGAATAATACCATTTAGAATATTAATGAGAGTAATAAATCATTTACTTTCAAATgttaaaaaattatatatattacattatagAGGCACAACTGCATTCTAACATATATTCGGTTTCACAATAACACCAAGACCATCACATACTGTGATCACAATACATTAAAGTATATACCACACCCCTCAGACACAGGTGTACATTCACATATTTCTATTTAAATTACAGAATTGAATGTATTGATTGCTACTTTACATTGAAAACCATAAATATCCACACCAAGCAGACGAGGACTTCAAGGCTGATGACAGGACTTTGTCAGTTCACATAGTGACAAAAGCACTAAGGACATAGTGCTTTAATCTAAGTTCAATTCAGGCAGCACGATTGTCCTTTTAACTCTGAATTCATATATATTGATTGCAGCGTTGCTTAGTAGACATTCAGCACCATTGTAGGTGTTATAACAGCAAGCCTCAGCTTTACAAAGCTAGATGCACAAACCCCTAAAAGCATTAGCTCTGTGCTAACATGACAGCCTATACTGTACACATCTACTGTAAGCAGGCCTACAGACAGGAACTGGGTTTAGATCAAGATCAAGAGAATCAAGTGATCCAGGAGTTCATATGGCAGTCTTATATCTCTCAACTTATCCACATCTCAGTCAtcttaaaatgtctttcttttctccttccctctcttcccccatccTGTTCAACTAAATGCGAGCACCAGTCTCTCCCTTCAAGGAATCTCTGTGCGTGGCAGACACCTTGGTGACATCTGTGCCCACGGTGGACAGGGGGAAGCTCTCGTAGCTCTCGGGCACGCCCCAACAGCAGCGGCAGCGCTTCAGCATGGCCTTCAGCTCCTTCTGGAAGTTGCTGTTGAGGAAGCCGTACACCACAGGGTTGACGCAGGTGGAGGCCATGGCCGTCAGGTGGCACGCCGAGAAGATGACGTCGTGCTGGCAGGCGGGCAGCGCCTCGTGGTACCAGTCGAAGAGGGTGTTGAAGACGTTGAGCGGCAGCCAGCAGAGGGCGAATGCCACCACGATGGTGACCAGCATGGCGTTGATGCGCTGGGCGCTGCGGGCTTTCCTCTGGCGCGCGTCGCTGGCCTGCTCCACCATGTCCTTGCGCCGGCGCAGGCGCAGGAAGATGCGCAGGTAGCAGAGCAGGATGAGCAGCAGGGGCAGGCAGTACTGGAAGAGCAGCAGCGAGGTGGTGTAGGCCAGCCGGTTGCGCTCGGACGGCCACAGCTCCATGCAGATGAGGTGGTCGCTGAACGGGTTGAAGGGGATGCTCAGGTTCCGGAAGGGCGCGTCGGTGAGGATgttgaaggagaggaagggcagCGAGATGAAGCAGGCCACCATCCAGGTGACGGCCACCGCCAGGTAGGAGTGGCCCGCCACCGGCATCCAGCCCGTAGGGTGGATGATCAGCTGGTGGCGTTCCAGGGCGATGAGCACCAGGGAGAAGACGGAGACAGTGACGGACATGCACTGGACGAAGGGCGTGACCTTGCACAGGGCCTCCCCGAGTATCCAGCGGTCCATCAGGGTGTAGATCACGGTGACGGGcaggcacaccacacacatcaggaTGTCCGAGCAGGAGAGGTTAGCGATGAGAATGTTGGTGACGTTTCGCATCTCTTTCTGCCTAGAGATGATGAAGACCAGGCAGGAGTTGCCAACCAAACCAACAGCGATCACCGTGCTGTAGGCCACTATCAGGAGCGTGGCGCCACCCACTGAGGGGGGACAAGGGTTACCATTCTCCCACGGCAATTCATCCCAATTACCCAGGCCACTGCTGTTGTTGGACATCGCTGACGAGAGGTGTCTCAGTGAGCTATGAAGAGACAAAGATAGGAGTGGGCAGGCTCTGATGAACAGGCTCTTCAAAATGAAACAAGGTGTCTGTTCATCTTAGGATGGCTGGCCAATATAAAAAACACAGGCAGCTCGTTGAATGATATATCTAGGAAAAAAAGGCAATTGAAATTCAAATTAATGGCAGTAGGTGGGCCAAGAGTCAGCGTTATCCAGATATACAGAATATATTTGTAATATCATTTGAATATTTAAgacaacattcattcattcattgatcaAATGAAAGCAAATTGCACAAATAGACACGTTATCCTTGTATACATCAATACACCGATTTGTCTtgatgaaagaaaaatgaaagaaaaaacaacagaagtATTCCTTAAGACGACATTCTAGTCATCCTCATCTCTAGTCTGGCAGATGGAGGGCACCCTTGAGAaatccctcctcatcctcagtcTAAAATTGTCCTTCTTTTGGACAATGGCATCAGTGAAAGTGAAGCAGAAGTGATggaccccccgccccctctctttctttctctctgtgtatataGACAGTACATTATATgtactatatattatatatctatctatttcaCGCTCATGCTCATTTGCAAGCAAAATGTAATTGTATCAAAGAAAATACCTTTCAAAGAATGAATAAAACAGTGCTAGTACTTCATGGAATGACCCCTCCTAATAAGAGTCccaaagataaataaaaaatgtaacctCACACTTGTCTGAGCATGTTTTCTACATGAAACACCTCCTGCCCTTGATGAACGAGGGTTTAATTAACCCAGAGGTATTATGCACCTCCCCATCTGGAACCTCCTAAACAACTGTTCAGTGTCTACTCCTCAGCTCATTACATCACACATCTGCAGACGAAAGGCATGGTGTTTCAGGAAAACCTTGAATAACACtggggggaaataaataaataacagcgACACAGAGGAGACAGTACTGTGTTTCCAGGACACCCAAATAGATCCGCTGTCACCAATGACAACTGAGATAACACTGCGGCTGTAGGGGAAGGAAGACATGCTGTTGCGAGTACAGTCTAATGCTTCAGAGCAATGTTTGCTGAATTGGATCCTATTAAGAGAGCCTTAATAAAGAAACGGAATGTGTTATCTGTCAGCCCCTTTGATAGCATTCAAACGCCTGGGCTCCTCATCTCACTGAACTGGTAATTTGGTGTTGTCATCTTTCAAAGGGGATATTCTATtttggtataaaaaaaaaaaaggagactTTCTTGTTATGAATGGCTAACACAAGCTGTTACATCATTTGATCGTCAGATTTCTCCGTACGAGCCAAGTCTTACacaacctcctcctccagggagGCAATTTCGACAAATCAGCTGCCTTTGATTTTATGTGTAAAGGAAGCCATGGTCTGACTAATTCACTAGGAAATGTCACAGACATGCAAATGTGtacttctctgtctttcaccaaAATGGACCTCAAAATAGTCCAAACCTTTCGCTCCTCCGCTCAACAAGACAGAACTCTGCATATGCAAAGATGCttacgcgtacacacacacacacacacacacacacacacacacacacacacacacacacacacacacacacacacacacacaaacatgacacatacagactgactgactgactgagacatacataaatgcacactaacacacatccCAGGCCATTTCATTTTGTGATGGGTCAAGTTGATTGCAAGAGCAATCGGATCAAATAACCATCTGGAAGAGAATGAATCTgctaatgactgggttgttccCATTTTCCTTGTGGAGTCTGGCAGCAGGGGTCTGCCAGCCCCGGCATGCTTCTGGCCTATGGCTTGGCCTTATTAATCTGCTCTTGATGGACAGGAAAATGCCCCCACCCTGCAGTTATGGTTCTCCTCACCCCTGCATTGGGGAAGCTGCCCACCAACATGCACAAATTAGCCTCTCGAGAAGAAGAGTAAACCTGCTCTTTGTCCACACAATCAAAACCCTCAGGGATCTCTGTTCCATTAGCATGTAGTTTTTTCTCCCTGTGCTGTAGTTTGGATCCTTTCTAATTCCTTTACCCGACTATAAACCGCATCATATATAAACCCCATTACAGCATTTTATGTAATCTTATAAAACAGACCCATGTATTGACTGCACCCGTgtattaaccgcagtttatttaatgttacatcatcctgtcacataaaactaaatgccatgtagttgtggtgtgaaCACTACCAGCCATTAAAAGTTGtatgggatgggcatttcaagctaAAATGCTACACCCTCTCCTCGCAGGTACCCGcacacacaggctacctcattcccactcacagtgaaaaccatgcATTCATTACGTGTTTGTTTAGTTATTTTAATTCGTTAAGTTACggtgttgtgtgggaatggaCGCTACTTTTTTAAGTTAATAGTTAATAGTTAATAGTCAATAGTTAATAGATCCCCTGGCAACCACCGAATTAATGTGTTAGAGAAGGGCAGGGGGGGGGACTTCACCCCCTTCATTCACTACACtggtatcagagtaagcccttccTCCACTTATGGCCCAGTATTTGTGAAGCCATTTCACATCATCCTCAcacgagttcatattaacacacattagcagctgccaactgtgaaAGCTAGAGATAGCAAGTATAGTTCATAGCTAGGTTATTTGCCGTGAGACCTTCGcatgttttacatgtttctttatcgttatggaagactgagtgtgaatgagaatctgttctatcccatgttgtttttacctgatacattcgtgtgtgaaagagggagagacccattctacctggcagagttactgtgcacGTTACTAACTTCcaagcagaaaaaaaattcCGTCTAAAAATCGCACCGgagtattaaccgcagggctgcagacattttacaaaatcaatgtacAAACAGTGGTTAATAGTTGGGAAATTACGGTATTTTCATGGCAAGGATTCACAGCAGGTGTGCTCATTGAACGCTATATGAAGAAATGAAATCTGTGGCCAGGGTGGCTGGCCTGTATTGCCCCGACACCTACACAGAATGAGTCCCATCTCTGTTTCATCAGCCCCTGGGTGATGAGGCCATCTTA encodes:
- the npy8ar gene encoding neuropeptide Y receptor Y8a, which codes for MSNNSSGLGNWDELPWENGNPCPPSVGGATLLIVAYSTVIAVGLVGNSCLVFIISRQKEMRNVTNILIANLSCSDILMCVVCLPVTVIYTLMDRWILGEALCKVTPFVQCMSVTVSVFSLVLIALERHQLIIHPTGWMPVAGHSYLAVAVTWMVACFISLPFLSFNILTDAPFRNLSIPFNPFSDHLICMELWPSERNRLAYTTSLLLFQYCLPLLLILLCYLRIFLRLRRRKDMVEQASDARQRKARSAQRINAMLVTIVVAFALCWLPLNVFNTLFDWYHEALPACQHDVIFSACHLTAMASTCVNPVVYGFLNSNFQKELKAMLKRCRCCWGVPESYESFPLSTVGTDVTKVSATHRDSLKGETGARI